The region TCAGAGCAGTCATTGCTCTCTACCTAAAGCCTGAAATTAAGCGGGCTAAGAATGTCTTGGTGACATAGAAATGACcatgtcttggggctggggttgtggctcagtggtagagcacttgccttgcacatgtgaggcactgggtttgatcctcagcaccacgtaaaaataaataaataaagattttgtgtccatcaaaactaaaaacatattaaaaagaaatgaccaTGTTTCATATAGGGAAGGGACCCTAGGATCCTTGGAGTCGGGATGGCTTCAGTACTTGGCCTGGCTGTGACTTGAGCAAGTTATGTGACTTCTTTCTATCACAATTTCTTATCAGTCAAATGAAAATTATGAGCCTTAGTTTACTTAAATTGTACAGTTAAAGTGAAGACGAAATAGGATAAGGAACAGTAAGTAGTTTGTACACCTTAAGCCCTGTGCAAATGGAACTGCTTGAGGTGAACTGAGGTTTTTCTTCTAGTTTATTGATGAGGCTGATTCTGCTTTGATTAGAGTTGTGGTAATCTTTGAGGTTTCTAATATATacgtatgtacatatacacacacacacacacacacatatatatatatatataaaatcttgatATTTCAAAAAAAGTCATGACTCAATTTTgtcaaattctcttttatttacatttttatatattatgaaaaattcaatattatGAATCCATAAAACCTAGAAAATGAAAATCCTCCATAATCTCATACTTAAAGAGTTAATCAAggtgggtacagtggcacacctctgtaatcccagtgactcaggaggctaaggcaggaggctaccctcagcaacttagcaagacctgtctcaaaattaaaaataaagaggcatagggatgtagctcattggaaAATTACCCCTAGTttgaatctccagtaccaaaaagaaaggtTAATTATAGGGTTttgcatgtagctcagtggtaggaacTTCCCTAGCATTCATGATATTCTGGGGTCATTCCCATgtaccacaacaacaacaaaagaattaaGCATAAAGGGGAATAATGTGGGTTTTCCTACATGTATGCTTTGAATACtgtaatatacaaaaatattactTGTTTATATCTATGGCCCCTTTCCATGGGATCCTGTCACACATACTGCTTTGGCACTTACTTTTCTATTTGGACAATTTTGCATGTTGCATACATTAGAACTGCTTTCTCTAGTGCCTTTATTGGGGTTTCAGTATTTTGCTGTTATTGATAAACGTCGTCATAAGCACACCCAAGTTTTTGTAGTTCTCTTACACTTCTTGTGCCAGTGTTGAGCTGTCTCTGGGAGGGATCAGTTCATTTACCTCTCCCAGCATGTCATTGTGTTCACCCTAGTCTTTTTAGCCTTCTAATCTGTTTGATGCCAGAATGTAATTACAGATTCCATTTAAGGAAATGCTTTACATACTTTAGAGATCTTAGTTCTCTAAACAGCCTTCAAGATACACATATTCACCCATCTGCCAtgtattatccttttttttaaagagagagagagagagagagagagagagagagagagagagaatttttaatatttatttttcagttttcggcagatacaacatctttgtttgctgaggatcgaacccgggccacacgcatgccaggcgagcatgctaccgcttgagccacatccccagccccaagtattaTCTTTTTATTAGAGTAGTCATCTTCAAAAGTTAATCATGGTAGTAGCTTCATTAAGAAGGAAAGTAATGACATGACAGGCAAGTAATGTTCTATTAAGTTGTTAATGTTCTATTAAGTTGCTGAAAATACTAAAATCAATTCATGACCACTGAACCAAATGACCCTAGGGGAAATACAGGATTAGGTTTTTGCTAGCCTGTtgtcatattttcattatctgatCAGCACCTAAACTTATTTTACATGTGTTTCTGTTCAAagacatgttatttatttatttaggcactagggatcaaacccagtgccttgtgtaTACTAAGCATGAGATTGACTGTGTCGCTATACCGGCAACTCTAGCCAATATACCATTAATTCGTTAATTTGAACTCAAGAGCCAATGACACTATATTGTCATGCCTACCCAATGCTTATCGAACAGAAATGTTTTGTCCTTTAGGTTCATCACAGCCTTCTTGTGCTTAAGAGCACTAGATAGAACTTCAGCACTGTGGCTCCAAGCAGAGCCATTTTAAACAGTGAGATCTCTAACAGAaagcacaaaaatacaaaaaaagaaggaCTAAATATGCCATAAAAAGGACATGATTTTACAATATGAGAGCTCAAACAAGGGGATGAGTGGCACCTTTTTTGACCTCAACAAGAGATGTGTATGTCAGGTGACTCAAATTTGTTGTCATTTAGCATAGATCTCTGAGTGACTGAAAACACATGTATTGATTTAGGGTTATAAATCAATTTTACTGAATAGatgcatttaaaaatgtgcaactTCAGATAATAGTGAAGATTGACTGAAACAGGGTATTCCTCCACTCCAGTTTCCTGACACACTCTAAGTAATTAAGAAATTATTACTTgaatgtcatgtgtaactaattagaacaaattaaaaatttcttttaaaatgaaatcatcaCTCGCTGTATGTACCTCAAAGGGCCATCTTTTGGTACAGTTTGGACCAATATTGAAACACAAAGTTCAGTGTATGTACCTTTTTTCCAGTATTTCAAAAAATCATAAAGTACTAGTAATCACGCAGAAAAAGTGCATAAAATCCAAACATGcagtttaaataattataaagtgaATCATTCATTACCTGGATTGTGAGATGGACCATCATCAGCACCTTAAATGCCTCTCAGTGCATACTTATTTTGTAGGAAAcatctatgatttatttttatctcaagGTTATACTTGACTGTGTTCACTGCCAGGGCTTAGGCAAGTCTGAACTTGCATCccatgttttgtgttttcttgcAGAGGTGCTCAGAACAGTGGATTTTGTGGCCCCTGATGATCGAGTCATCTTCCGCACCTGTGAAAGAGAACAGAGCAGAGTGGTCTTCCAGATGGTAGGAGACCCTAATGTCAAGTGTCCTCCTGAGTCTTCCTGTCTCCTGGATTTCATTACTTGGGTCCTGTGCTAATCACTATTGAGTGCCTGAGCTACTTTGCACAGCAGGGACTTCCTGAAGACTTGACCATTTTTCAAAGGGTCATTCCTGAGTGCTTACAATATCGGAGACAGATTATGGAAATCAAGCTGACACAGTCTGTTATATGTCTCCAGTCTCAGATTTAATTTACTTAATTAAAGGGATTTTATGTTTGGCATGACttctatatttgtttttctcatccATAGCATTGATTATTCATGTTATAGTGTTTGCTTTTGTGTAGACTATATTTAATTCTTACCAAAGGAATTAGATTCCTTAATAGTAGTTAAactacttaattttttatttgtttttgtgtttgttttttggtagcagggattgaactcaagtgtACTCAATCCCTGAGGCACAtccccatttttatttgtttttgtgtttgttttttggtagtagggattgaactcaagtgtACTCAATccctgaggcacatccccagccctttttattttgtattttgagacagggtctcaaaaaaaaaaaaaaaaagactaagtttCTTtgagcttcactaagttgttgaggctggcttcaaagttgtgatctttctttctcagcctcctgagcccctggggttattacaggtatacaccactgcacccaggtagTTAAACTTTATGTTAGAGTTGTAAGGGCTCTATCACTCTTTTCTCTTGTTCTGGACATTTCTAGGTGCTTTTTTTAGAAATcttgagtgctttttttttttttttttttaaagggatcgTGGTGCTTTTTTACAAAGTGTGTAGACATTTTGTCTTTCCTCTGGAACTCTGTGCAGATGAAGTCTGTCATTGAGGGTGGTGTGTTTCATGGACTCAGAGACACAGTGAGAGGTTCATGAGCACTGACCCATGCATGCTTTTGAGTCTACCATCTTCTTTCAGTTTGAATGAtcattgccttttttcttttcatgtttttccagataaaataatgtaggtgggggctggggatgtggctcaagcagttagcgcgctcgcctggcacgcatgcggcccgggttcgatccacagcaccacataccaacaaagatgttgtgtccaccgagaactaaaaaataaatattaaaaattctctctctctctctctcctcaaaaaaaaattaaaaaaaaataatgtaggtGGTATTGACATCAACGTGGGCTGTCCAAAAGAATATTCCACCAAGGtaaattgatttctttatatttctcagAAGTATCCTATGGAGATTAAAGGAAGCTAACAAGACATGATGGCTAGGTACAGTACCCAGTTCTGGAATAGATCCTGAGCTGGATGGGGAAAATGCTTGAAAGTCTGTCAGTGGATCAATGGGCAAAACTGGAACAGGGCCAGGCATgatggtccatgcctgtaatcccagttatttggaggctgaggcaggaggattgcaaatatGAAGCCATTCCAGGCAACTTAGGaggaccctgtcccaaaataaaacaataaaagaactggggatgcagctcagtggtaaagtatttgcctagcatgtacaaggccccagGGTCAACCTCAGGtactgtttaaagaaaaaaaaaagcaaagaaaaaaataatatgaacagGGCTTTGTCTTGTCATAAATAATACTGAGACATACATACATTTAAGATTATAGAGGATGCAGTATAAATGTCGTATCATAAGAGATCAGATCAGAAGGCTATGGTAAGCCTGAGAACAGAGTGGAAGGGCACCCTTAAACTTGTTTCTAATGAGGAAATGTGGTCTTTGAGGAAGAGATATAGACAGTATGAAAAGATTTCCATGTGCAGGAGCATGGAGGCCCCTAGGTAGTGAAGACAGAACTGTGAATGGCTCATTTTCATTAGAGGACTGGGGAATGGGAAATGAAGAGGAAGCAAAAGAGCATAGGATCACAAACTTTAGTTGGGATCAGATCAGCTGGACTTGGACTTCGGGTatctttggcctttttttttttttttgatagggaAGCCATGTATCTGGAGGATACATGGCAAAAGACTAGAGGTCTGGTTACTTGGACTTGGCTAGCAAATTGTTGGGTGTGGGATAGTGGGATAAGTGGTTGGAGTTCAGGGAGGGTAGACTGGCAGCCAAGaaacaggattctttttttttaatgtttattttttagttgtaattgcacacaatacctttatttcacttattaaattttacgtggtgctgaggatcgaacccagggtctcgcacatacgaggccagtgctctactgctgagccacaaccccagccccctgggatTCTTGTTCTTTATCTGTGATCAGGAGCTGATGAAAGGACAGATTTGGAACAGATATTAAAAGCAGGTTGAGGTTCCTGAGTGTAAGGCATCAGAGGGACTCCTGCAGTGATGTCACTGGGAACCTTGTTGTAGGGTGAGCAGAAGGTCGACAGTGTAGACTTAGTAGATGTCCTCCTGGCCCACTGTCCAAAGTCAGCTACTATGCTCTGAGGAGTCACCCATCCTGACACCAATGCTTTAGGTAAGGAGGCTTCAGAATGTCTTCCTGCCTGCTTAAAAAAACCAGAGGGCCCTACTTACACAGTATATTTGGAAAGTCAAAGAAGAATATAAGGACATTGGCTTGGTCTGGGGAAGGAAAGTTgagttttatttcatcttatgCGGGTAGTAAATTTACACTCCAGAGGTGCTACTTAAAATAATTAGTAACTGGTACTAGCCAGTCAGAACAGATACCAAGCAGTATGCTGTAGTGGCACATGCTGGCTAACTATCTGCTTTTTTCTCATGGTTCAAAAAGGAAGCTGCATAAAAAGTgtaaatttagggctggggttttggtcagtggtagagtgctcgcctagcatgtgtgaggctctggtttcagtcctcagcactacataaaataaataggggctggggttgtggctcagtggtagagcgcttacctaacACAGACAAGGCCctagtttgatccttagcaccacataaaaataaataaaataggggttggggttgtggctcagcgtagAACGCTTGCCTCGGCCTCACACGACGTTCgagacgctgggttcgatcctcagcaccacatgaaaaaataaacaagtgaaataaaggtgttgtgtccaactacaactaaaaaataaatataaaaaattaaaaataaataaataaaataaaggtattgtgtcaaactacaactaaaaaaataaacatttaaataaataaataaataaaaggtattgtgtccaacttcaactaaaaaaatatttttaaaaagtatagatTTAGGTGGAcctagtggtacacacctataattccagtgactccagaagctacagcaggaggatctcaagtttgaggcccacctcagcaacttgggtagaccctgtctccaaaagaaCTGAGGGTATATTAAAGgaccccagtactaaaaaaaaaaaagtggagattGAAAGTCTCGGGctggtggctcagaggtagagcaatCACTTAgcctgtgtgaagccctgggttcgatcctcagtaccacataaaaataaataaataaaaataaagatattgtgcccaactacaactaaaaaataaatattaaaaaagtctcTTCTCTAATTGGAACAaacagtaaaaatttttaaaaatatattttgaacctcttttattttgaatgtattgtctatttaaaaaaaaaggaaaaagaaagaaaagaaggaaattccaTTGTGGAAAATTGCTGTGGCAGGGGAGTGAGCTTGAAATTTTGACCCTGTGATCCCATAAGGAAGGGCTGGATTGTGAGTGAAGTGAAGGACAAATAGAGCTTGGTGAGTGCCCAGGCTTCCTTGAGGCCTCTAAAGTTTGTATCCTGTGCTCTCTAACCTTTGTATCTCCTATGCAGAGGTAGTGGCTCCTCCACTCTCCCAATTCTCAAAAATAGTGTTTTTTTCcctagtaccagggattgaactaagggacatTTAACCATGAGATCTACCtcagacctttctattttttattttgagacagaatctcaccaaGTCACTGAGGCCATCTTTGAACATGTGTTCCTCCTGGCTTtccctcctgagctactggagtTTAGGTATGCAGCACTGTGCCTGGAAATCTGTGGTGAGTTAATGTTCTCTCCGATTGAATCTGTCATCCTTACATATGAAATTAAAGTGTAACAACTGAAATTAAACCTTCTGAGCACATCCTGTGAGCACTCATTAGTATGTGTtgtgtataatatatttattggatttgtttttctccttcagattttttaaaatttatttttatttttttattttttagttcttggcggacacaacatctttgttggtatgtggtgctgaggatcgaacccgggccgcacacatgccaggtgagcgcgctaccgcttgagccacatccccagccctctccttcagatttttaaagattctcTTCTCTACTACTCTATCCCAACACAGTGATTATTAAAGTAATTCTTTGCATTGTCTAGATGACAGGAAATGTAGAAAATTGTAAAGAGtgagctgggttgtggctcagtgttggagtgTTTAcgtgtgtggggcactgggttcgattctcagcactgcataaaaacaaataagtgaaataaagatccattgacaactaaagaaattgaataatAAGAAAATTGTAAAGAGAGTGaggtatgatggcacatgctAATAATTCCAGCTCCATGGAAGGCTGAGGCCTTCCACTTggaagtctgaggccagcctgagcaatttctgagatcctgtctccaaataaaaaatagaaagtgctgGGTATCTTGGTCAAAGGTAGAGCAGCCTATTATTAATTTCTAGTATACTCCAGATggacaaaagaaaatggaaggaaaatggTTTTGATAATGTCCTTAGAAATCTTGGGAAGAGTATCTTTACAAAGAAGAGTGATAGCCAGTGAGAAGGAGTATAAAGATGgcttttttatatactttttaaataattttccttttttatatggtgctgaggatcaaacgcaaTGCCTTATCcctgctagtcaagtgctctaccactgagctacagccccagcccaaggatgGCTTTTAAATACAGATGCAATCTCTGCCAAACTCTGAAGATACCAGCATAAGCTGCAGTAGTTCCTCATGGCAAGTTAGACCAAGGCCCTCTCTGTGACAACATTGTAAATCATTTGCAACCATCTGCAGAGCTTCTCTCTCAaatttttgtgtatttgaatAACTTTATGATTAACACAACAGCaacagtaaaattttttaaaaatatttattcttaagttttcggtagacacaatatcttattttacatttatgtggtgctgaggatcgaacccagtgccttgtgcaagctaggcaagtgctctaccactgagccacaacttcagtccccaattttttatttctttaaaaaaatacaggaattagaattaaaaacaaagatgatTCCTTAGATGTCCTAGGTAAATAAATGAGCAGCTCAGCCAGCCAGCTTCTGTGACAGTGGTTTCTGGGCACGAAATTTGGGCCTAGGGCAGCCCAGGGTCTTTTCTGCTTCTGCTGGAGCTCGTCGTTTCTTGGGAGCCCCTCTGCCTCTCTAGTTTGGTTTCTGGGCTGGCTTCTCTGCTGGCTTCTCTTCTTCGGCTTTTGGTGGAGTGTACAAGGCAGCATCTCCATAGGGCTGGTAGCCACCCATGCCAGCCCACCTGTGTTTCTCCGCATCCTTGGTAGAGGACATGGTGGTACGCAGGTGTAGGAGGAGACATGGGAGGCACTGCTGCTGGAAAGAAAACCAGAACTGATTAATTGCTTCTTCTTTATACACTCTGCCCCCAGGACCTCGCTCTCCTGTTGCTTCCTGTTTCTGACTGAAGCCGTCTTCTCTGCTTGGCATCCTAAATACAGCCTTTGCCCGTGACCTCTATGGATGCTGTGCCTGTCAAAGTACTTGAGTTCTGTGGAGCCAGTGGAAGCAACAGAACAGTCAAACCTCAAAAGTATCTCAAACAGCCCTCCCTCAGTCTCTCCCTTCTACAACTGAGAGAAATTTCTTAAGATCTGTCTTTTCTGAGgctttaatgaaaataattttcaaggtttgaaaaatattataatataaatttgtttAGAACTCTTCCTACTTGGCAGCTCCTCCTGGACACATTGTTTTGACACACTGAATTCTAGGCTagtttttatagatttttctgatgcctttttttctttttttttttttttttcacatggtgTTTTGAGATGGTGTTTCCTCAGACTGGCCCTGAACTCTTGAGCtaatgtgatcctcctgcttcagcctcctgagtaactgaaaCAATAGTTGGGCACCACTCCACCACTTTCTCAAGGCCATATACTAGGGAAGAGGGATTATGAGATTGAGATGCAAATTCTGAGTACCAAAACTTAGGGTCAATAGCCTTCTCACATCCACTTCCTGAGACATTATTTCCTCAGACCTCCAGTCTCGGTAACACTTCACCTCTTCCCCTGGCCCTCTGTTCTTCCCAACTGCATGAGAACACCCTTTTTCTCAGCATTTCAGACTGGGATGTGTGTGGAGGGGAtccatgtgtgtgtgtccatgacAGTATGGTAAAGGTGCCGGGTCTGTGCTCCAATTTTCCCTGGATAACAAAAGCACACTGGGCTTCTGTAAGACTCTTATTAAGAAAGGATCTGAGAATGaagtctcctttctgttttgGTGATAAGTGCTCTCACTCTGTTGCCTAGGTTTCATTGTTTCCCGCCCAGATGCTGGAGCCCAATACCTGGGCTCAGGTGATCTTTCCACTCAGCCACCTAagcagctgggactataggtgtgtacCAGTGTGTACCAGACTATAGCTGTGCTCTGAAGGAAGCATTGGGGGAGGCTAAAGGGGAAGGCTAGATTGATAAAGATTAGCACCTTTCTGAACACTTGCCCTCAGCAGTGAGCAGAAACACTGTAGGAGCACCAGACCTTTGGTCTTACTCATGGGTAGGGAAGTTCTGAGGTGTGATGGGGAAACCCAAAAGTAATGTGTGGCAGTCCAGTGAGATTGTGTGTTTACTAAGGGCTCCATTACAGATACCTGGCCTAGGCCTACCTGCTGTACTGCTCTCCCAGGAGATAGAGGACAAGTTAGACCGAATATAGAATATCCGGTCAGACATATTCTCTGAAGCAACCAGACACTCTGGTGTCTTGTAGAGAACTAGTAGAATATCCGGTCAGACATATTCTCTGAAGCAACCAGACACTCTGGTGTCTTGTAGAGAACTAGTAGAGAAGATTCCTAGCGTTAACTTGCCATGGAAACTGAGGCTTGTGATGTCATCATTACTCAGTGAAGTCATGTTTCACCTGAGGGGTAGGCTTCAGATCCTTGGTATTTTATGGAAAGCACGGTAAAAGGAGAGAACTCTAACCTCCCTTTTGCCTGTCTACCCATATCCTAGTGGAATAGCCACTCTTCTGTGTAGCACAGCTGGGGGTTGGGTATAGCCCATGACCACAGCAGGGCAAGAGAAAACCAAATTCTGAAACTGGCCTGATAGTCACTATTAAACATAATGACAGCTAGGTTTCATGGCCCTAATGCATTTATCTATTGGAGAGGCAGAGATTTGAGTGTATTAGGGGGTTAAGGAGTGATTCTTGGAAGTGGGCCTGAAGGTAATTTAAAATTTGGGCTGTGTGTGTGGTGAcccatgtctgtaattccagtggctcatgAGTCTAAGACAGTACATTTTCGAGGTCAAAGCCatcttcagtaacttagtgaggcccgaagaactcaatgagaccctgccactaaataaaatagaaaaaaagaactttgggTTTTGATAAGTAgtggagggcccctgagttcaaagtcCAGTACCCCGCCCCCCAAAAATATGCACATGTGGAAAAACATTTcaattgggaaaaaaacaaaggcaggTTCCTTTTCACCTCATTATGCTCCAAAGATTAATGTTTTAAGAGGTTGGGGGTGTGTACTCAATGGTAGAGTctaggtagagtgtttgcctagcatgtttgaggccatgggtttgatc is a window of Ictidomys tridecemlineatus isolate mIctTri1 chromosome 15, mIctTri1.hap1, whole genome shotgun sequence DNA encoding:
- the LOC144370891 gene encoding uncharacterized protein LOC144370891 isoform X2, which translates into the protein MELTLFTVSYQRIQRLCFICGAEDRTRAARMPEVLRTVDFVAPDDRVIFRTCEREQSRVVFQMNLTKSLRPSLNMCSSWLSLLSYWSLGMQHCAWKSVFLADTTSLLVCGAEDRTRAAHMPGNLRCIVSPCCGQAYIK
- the LOC144370891 gene encoding uncharacterized protein LOC144370891 isoform X3 — translated: MPEVLRTVDFVAPDDRVIFRTCEREQSRVVFQMNLTKSLRPSLNMCSSWLSLLSYWSLGMQHCAWKSVFLADTTSLLVCGAEDRTRAAHMPGNLRCIVSPCCGQAYIK